A DNA window from Sphingopyxis macrogoltabida contains the following coding sequences:
- a CDS encoding efflux RND transporter permease subunit, which produces MIAKLIALSVRARWAVLFLFLVIAGLGVWQLTKLPIDAVPDITNKQVQINTIDPRLSPVEIEKLVTYPIEISLAGIPGLETTRSISRNGFSQVTAIFTDETDLYFARQQVGERLLQAGENLPDGAQPQIGPVTTGLGEVVMYTVGYKFPDGKGAKKVAGQPGWQPDGSYLTPEGDILTDEIAKSGYLRTVQDWIVSPQLKSVGGVAGVDSIGGYAKTFVVEPDPTRLTSYGISYSELGEALERANLAVGANYYNRAGEAYLVRVDARVRSVDEIRNAVVATRGGVPVTVGQLANVKIGGDLRTGAGSMNGKEAVIGTVLMLIGQNSRTVAEDVSAKIAQVSKTLPPGVEVKVVLDRAKLVNATVGTVEKNLTEGALLVAAALFFLLGNWRAAIIAVLVIPFSFLMMAMGMNAFRVPGNLMSLGALDFGLIVDGAVIIIENCLARLAHRQEHEGRLLNLRERLEETMRASQEMIKPTVFGQAIILLAFAPLLMFTGVEGKTFSPMAITIMLALVAAFILAITLVPALVALMIRGKVAEKEVWAIRKSKERYLPLLDKALAKPWAFIAGGFAFFVLAIPAFGLLGSEFIPQLDEKNMALASTRVPSVSLEQSLAMQLNVETAISSLPEVELMFSKTGTAEVATDPMPPNISDGFIILKPQDQWPAGVDSKADVVERIEKAAGGQLGQLYEVSQPIELRFNELIAGVRGDVAIKLYGDDLDKMSLAANEMVRVLQGIPGAGSVKADQVGGAPMLDVQLDRNAIARYGLSVQEVADTVSAALGGRESGLLYEGDRRFDITVRVPDATRVNLDDIRALPVLLPSEGGNRGQIPLAQVAQIRLTEGLNQISRENGKRRVVVQVNLEGRDAGSFVAEAQAKIANVKLPSGYYLEWGGQFESLQAASKRLSIVVPLCFAGIFILLYMALGTFGRATAVFLAVPLGLAGGVFTLALTGINFSVSAAVGFICLAGVAVLNGLVVMTAIRERLENDVPLTEAIREGMTEKMRAVIMTGFVPAIGFVPMAIATGTGAEVQKPLATTVIGGLIAATILTLLVLPAIAKVVLGADWQPKFLKRKAEPAVQPVTE; this is translated from the coding sequence GTGATCGCGAAACTGATAGCGTTATCCGTCCGCGCACGCTGGGCGGTTCTCTTCCTTTTCCTCGTAATAGCCGGACTCGGCGTCTGGCAGCTGACCAAGCTGCCGATCGACGCAGTTCCCGACATCACCAATAAGCAGGTGCAAATCAACACGATCGATCCGCGTCTTTCGCCGGTCGAAATCGAGAAACTCGTTACTTATCCGATCGAAATCTCGCTGGCGGGCATTCCGGGGCTCGAGACGACACGCTCGATCTCGCGCAACGGTTTCAGCCAGGTGACGGCGATCTTCACCGATGAAACCGACCTCTATTTCGCGCGCCAGCAGGTGGGCGAACGGCTGCTGCAGGCGGGCGAAAATCTTCCCGACGGGGCCCAGCCGCAGATCGGTCCCGTGACGACGGGTCTCGGCGAGGTCGTCATGTATACCGTCGGCTATAAATTTCCCGACGGGAAGGGCGCCAAGAAGGTCGCGGGCCAGCCAGGCTGGCAACCCGACGGCAGCTATCTGACCCCCGAGGGCGATATCCTCACCGACGAGATTGCCAAATCGGGCTATCTTCGCACGGTGCAGGACTGGATCGTCAGTCCGCAGCTCAAGTCAGTTGGCGGCGTCGCCGGCGTCGACTCCATCGGCGGCTACGCCAAGACCTTCGTCGTCGAGCCCGATCCGACCCGTCTCACCAGCTACGGCATTTCCTACAGTGAACTCGGCGAAGCCCTCGAACGCGCCAATCTCGCGGTCGGTGCCAACTACTACAACCGGGCAGGCGAGGCCTATCTCGTGCGCGTTGATGCACGTGTCCGCTCGGTCGACGAAATCCGCAACGCGGTCGTCGCGACGCGCGGCGGCGTCCCCGTCACCGTCGGGCAGCTTGCCAATGTGAAAATCGGCGGCGACCTCAGAACCGGTGCGGGCAGCATGAACGGCAAAGAGGCGGTGATCGGAACCGTGCTCATGCTGATCGGGCAGAACAGCCGCACCGTTGCGGAAGACGTATCGGCGAAGATCGCGCAGGTGTCGAAGACCCTGCCGCCCGGCGTCGAAGTGAAGGTGGTGCTCGACCGTGCCAAGCTCGTCAACGCGACGGTCGGCACGGTGGAGAAGAACCTGACCGAAGGCGCACTGCTCGTCGCCGCCGCGCTCTTCTTCCTGCTCGGCAACTGGCGTGCCGCGATCATCGCGGTGCTCGTCATCCCCTTCTCCTTCCTGATGATGGCGATGGGCATGAACGCGTTCCGGGTCCCCGGTAACCTGATGAGCCTTGGCGCGCTCGACTTCGGTCTGATCGTCGACGGGGCGGTGATCATCATCGAAAACTGCCTCGCCAGACTGGCGCACCGGCAGGAACATGAAGGGAGATTGCTCAATCTTCGCGAACGTCTCGAGGAGACGATGCGCGCCAGCCAGGAGATGATCAAACCGACAGTCTTCGGGCAGGCGATCATCCTGCTCGCCTTCGCACCGCTGCTGATGTTCACGGGCGTCGAGGGCAAGACCTTCTCGCCGATGGCCATCACCATCATGCTCGCGCTCGTGGCGGCTTTCATTCTCGCGATCACGCTGGTTCCGGCGCTTGTCGCGCTGATGATCCGCGGCAAGGTTGCCGAGAAGGAGGTGTGGGCGATCCGCAAGTCGAAGGAGCGCTATCTCCCGCTACTCGACAAGGCGCTCGCAAAGCCCTGGGCTTTCATCGCCGGCGGCTTTGCCTTCTTCGTCCTTGCCATCCCGGCATTCGGACTGCTCGGCTCGGAATTCATTCCGCAGCTCGACGAGAAGAATATGGCGCTCGCCTCGACGCGCGTGCCTTCGGTGAGCCTCGAACAGTCGCTGGCCATGCAACTCAATGTCGAGACGGCGATTTCGAGCCTGCCTGAAGTCGAACTGATGTTCTCGAAAACCGGCACTGCCGAGGTGGCGACCGACCCGATGCCGCCGAACATCTCGGACGGCTTCATCATCCTGAAGCCGCAAGATCAGTGGCCGGCGGGCGTCGATTCCAAGGCCGATGTCGTCGAGCGTATCGAGAAGGCCGCTGGCGGCCAACTCGGCCAGCTCTATGAAGTCAGCCAGCCGATCGAGCTTCGCTTCAACGAACTAATCGCGGGTGTCCGCGGCGACGTCGCCATCAAGCTCTACGGCGACGACCTCGACAAGATGTCGCTCGCCGCGAACGAGATGGTGCGTGTGCTGCAGGGCATCCCGGGTGCGGGAAGCGTCAAGGCCGACCAGGTTGGCGGCGCTCCCATGCTGGACGTGCAGCTCGATCGCAATGCGATCGCACGCTACGGACTGTCGGTCCAGGAAGTGGCCGACACTGTGTCGGCGGCGCTCGGTGGGCGGGAATCAGGTCTCCTTTACGAAGGCGACCGCCGGTTCGACATTACCGTCCGCGTGCCTGACGCGACCCGTGTCAATCTCGACGACATCCGCGCGCTTCCTGTCCTCCTGCCCTCAGAAGGCGGGAACCGCGGACAGATACCGCTCGCCCAGGTGGCGCAGATCCGGCTGACCGAAGGGCTCAACCAGATCAGCCGCGAAAATGGCAAGCGGCGCGTCGTCGTGCAGGTGAACCTCGAAGGCCGCGATGCGGGGTCCTTTGTAGCCGAAGCGCAGGCGAAGATCGCCAATGTGAAGCTCCCCTCGGGCTATTATCTCGAATGGGGCGGGCAGTTCGAAAGCCTGCAGGCTGCGTCGAAGCGGCTCTCCATCGTGGTTCCGCTCTGCTTCGCCGGTATCTTCATCCTGCTCTACATGGCGCTCGGCACCTTCGGACGCGCGACCGCTGTGTTCCTTGCGGTGCCGCTGGGCCTCGCGGGCGGGGTGTTCACCCTCGCGCTTACGGGCATCAACTTCTCGGTCTCGGCGGCTGTGGGCTTCATCTGCCTTGCCGGCGTCGCGGTGCTCAACGGTCTCGTCGTCATGACGGCGATCCGCGAGCGGCTCGAGAATGATGTCCCGCTCACGGAGGCAATCCGTGAGGGCATGACCGAGAAGATGCGCGCGGTGATCATGACCGGTTTCGTGCCCGCGATCGGCTTCGTGCCGATGGCGATCGCGACCGGCACGGGTGCCGAAGTGCAGAAGCCGCTCGCGACGACCGTCATCGGCGGCCTCATCGCGGCGACGATCCTGACGCTGCTCGTTCTCCCCGCGATCGCAAAGGTCGTTCTCGGGGCGGACTGGCAGCCGAAGTTCCTGAAGCGGAAAGCGGAGCCGGCGGTCCAGCCGGTCACGGAATAG
- a CDS encoding efflux RND transporter periplasmic adaptor subunit translates to MITKDKRLLGTVAGAMILAAVTGFGVARCSADPAAAPTAEGDKEAASEALPSSLAITPEAIKAAKIGVETIGAGGLGSEIISQATVTAAPSGEAIVTARAGGAVTRLFKRLGDPVSAGETIAIVQSRDAAQIAAERIAADARSTLAQKNLHREKTLFDQKVSARVDYEQAQAEAAAAAAEAQRARAAASAAQVTRDGSSVIVASPISGRITAENASLGAFVQPETELFRVADPSKVQIEAAVGPADAQRLSPGDRAIIELPDGRTIDARVRAVTPGLSGDTRSATAVLDVTGALQPGLAVRVRLLPSRGAETGGPVRIVIADEALQTLEGRDVVFVRTKEGFRAQTVTVGQRSAGRVEILSGLKPGQIVATKNAFLLKAELGKGAGEEE, encoded by the coding sequence ATGATCACCAAGGACAAGCGTCTCCTCGGCACTGTCGCGGGCGCCATGATACTCGCCGCCGTCACGGGCTTCGGCGTCGCACGCTGCAGCGCCGACCCGGCCGCCGCGCCGACTGCAGAAGGCGATAAGGAAGCGGCGAGCGAAGCCCTTCCGAGCAGCCTCGCCATCACGCCCGAAGCGATCAAGGCCGCCAAGATCGGCGTCGAGACGATCGGCGCCGGCGGACTCGGTTCGGAAATCATCTCGCAAGCGACCGTCACCGCCGCGCCGAGCGGCGAGGCCATCGTCACCGCCCGCGCGGGCGGCGCCGTCACCCGTCTCTTCAAGCGGCTCGGCGATCCGGTCAGCGCCGGTGAGACGATCGCGATCGTGCAAAGCCGCGACGCCGCCCAGATTGCGGCCGAACGGATTGCCGCCGATGCGCGCTCGACGCTCGCGCAGAAAAATCTCCACCGCGAGAAGACTCTGTTCGACCAGAAGGTGTCGGCGCGGGTCGATTATGAGCAGGCGCAAGCCGAAGCCGCGGCCGCCGCGGCCGAAGCGCAACGCGCGCGTGCGGCAGCGAGCGCCGCGCAGGTCACGCGCGATGGCAGCAGCGTCATCGTGGCAAGCCCGATCTCGGGACGGATTACGGCCGAGAACGCCAGCCTTGGCGCCTTCGTCCAGCCCGAAACCGAATTGTTCCGCGTTGCCGATCCGAGCAAGGTGCAGATCGAGGCCGCAGTCGGCCCGGCCGATGCACAGCGGCTCTCGCCCGGAGACCGTGCGATCATCGAACTTCCCGACGGCCGGACGATCGATGCCCGTGTGCGGGCTGTGACCCCCGGCCTGTCGGGCGACACACGCTCGGCAACCGCCGTACTCGATGTGACCGGTGCGCTGCAGCCGGGCCTTGCGGTCCGGGTGCGTCTGCTCCCGAGCCGCGGCGCCGAAACCGGTGGGCCGGTACGGATCGTGATCGCTGACGAAGCCCTCCAGACGCTCGAAGGCCGCGACGTGGTCTTCGTCCGCACGAAGGAAGGATTCCGTGCGCAGACGGTAACCGTCGGCCAGCGCAGTGCAGGCCGCGTCGAAATCCTCTCTGGGCTGAAGCCCGGCCAGATCGTCGCGACCAAGAACGCTTTCCTGCTCAAGGCCGAACTCGGCAAGGGCGCGGGCGAGGAGGAATAA
- a CDS encoding TolC family protein, producing the protein MRTGPLPARLSLAQAMEEADARSPRVVAAEAEVEAARGRQRQAGYRYNPTLNVDVENFAGTGPYSGLNGLETTVSVNQRLDVGGRRRARMTLADAEFLAAQYRLEIARADLALEVRNQFATALAARDSLALARENEVRARELVRVAQAMVDTGNEPPLRAFRANAALVQATAELRTAEAEEKTARRSLAALLGSSVPPAELMEGDMWVAPETVDSLATLDVRLAETEKLIAEARLQGQRADGRLDPSVGFGVRQLRDTGDRALIANVSVPLPVFDRNRGNISAAKSDVAAAIARRENAVVNAQAEIANAQAELEAAEARLAALEGSGIEQAREGVRLAELSYRAGKSSLVEYIDAQQAYAATQAELIAARQARAEARAILSRQAAADGDADHQP; encoded by the coding sequence GTGCGTACCGGCCCGCTTCCCGCTCGATTGTCCCTCGCGCAGGCGATGGAGGAAGCCGACGCGCGCTCGCCGCGCGTGGTTGCCGCCGAAGCCGAAGTGGAGGCCGCTCGCGGTCGCCAGCGTCAGGCGGGCTATCGCTACAATCCGACGCTCAATGTCGATGTCGAGAATTTCGCGGGAACCGGTCCCTATTCGGGCCTGAACGGTCTCGAAACGACGGTGTCGGTCAATCAGCGTCTCGATGTCGGGGGCCGGCGCCGTGCGCGCATGACGCTCGCCGACGCCGAGTTTCTCGCCGCGCAATATCGGCTCGAAATTGCCCGTGCGGATCTCGCGCTAGAGGTTCGCAACCAGTTCGCGACCGCGCTCGCGGCCCGCGACAGTCTGGCGCTCGCGCGCGAGAATGAAGTGCGTGCCCGCGAACTCGTCCGCGTGGCACAGGCCATGGTCGATACCGGCAACGAGCCGCCGCTCCGCGCGTTCCGCGCCAATGCGGCTCTCGTTCAGGCCACCGCCGAGCTACGCACAGCCGAGGCCGAAGAAAAAACCGCCCGGCGTTCGCTCGCGGCGCTCCTCGGAAGCTCGGTCCCGCCTGCCGAGTTGATGGAAGGCGATATGTGGGTGGCACCGGAGACGGTGGACTCGCTCGCGACGCTCGACGTTCGCTTGGCAGAAACCGAGAAGCTGATTGCCGAAGCGCGGCTCCAGGGGCAGCGCGCCGATGGCCGGCTCGATCCGTCGGTCGGCTTCGGGGTGCGTCAACTTCGCGACACCGGCGATCGCGCATTGATCGCCAATGTTTCCGTGCCGCTCCCCGTCTTCGACCGCAACCGCGGCAACATCTCGGCGGCCAAGTCCGATGTCGCCGCCGCCATTGCGCGGCGCGAGAATGCAGTGGTCAATGCTCAGGCGGAGATCGCCAATGCGCAGGCCGAACTCGAAGCCGCAGAGGCCCGCCTCGCGGCGCTTGAGGGCAGCGGCATCGAGCAGGCGCGCGAAGGTGTCCGGCTCGCCGAGCTCAGCTACCGCGCCGGCAAGTCCTCGCTCGTCGAATATATCGACGCGCAGCAGGCCTATGCGGCGACGCAGGCCGAGCTGATCGCGGCGCGGCAGGCCCGGGCCGAAGCTCGCGCCATCCTCTCGCGCCAGGCAGCCGCCGACGGCGACGCGGATCATCAGCCATGA
- a CDS encoding DUF3703 domain-containing protein, whose product MSKAVIEPLLRDQYRLFCESRRIGDEAAAWQALEWEHILSQPYMGAHLASHWHMLRYAIELGDAREAAGQAMRFLLVPLGSLTGRLPAGNNGRARVSAFEPMPMPNALEALIETARSTESGAARTD is encoded by the coding sequence GTGAGCAAGGCCGTCATCGAGCCGCTGCTGCGCGATCAATATCGCCTGTTTTGCGAATCACGCCGAATCGGAGATGAAGCGGCGGCGTGGCAGGCGCTCGAATGGGAACATATTTTGAGCCAGCCCTATATGGGCGCGCATCTCGCCTCCCACTGGCACATGCTTCGCTATGCGATCGAGCTCGGAGATGCCCGTGAGGCTGCCGGTCAGGCGATGCGGTTCCTGCTCGTCCCGCTTGGTTCGCTGACCGGCCGCCTCCCCGCAGGGAATAATGGCCGCGCGCGGGTGAGCGCCTTCGAGCCGATGCCGATGCCGAACGCCCTGGAAGCGCTGATCGAAACGGCCCGATCGACGGAGAGCGGCGCTGCGCGAACTGATTGA
- a CDS encoding TolC family protein — translation MHIHMRAALLAGAALVAGSVWAQPLTLDQAVERAIAASPELRAGEAGVDAARADQLQARVRPNPTISVDMDNGVGTGSYGLFRQSELTVTYSQPLERGGKREARMALAERGVVLAEAQWRLVRLDIAQEVQRAYIDVQIAEQMVWIAEDRVKLEKEMRTEAIRRVRGYKDPLFVETRADARILEAELALKEAQAKRQSARALLTSFWGGTPDSLVIAEGIEKPDPRDPPLAEADAAVFDAAVDRARAQVVVEQSRAHQDYTVSGGTRFLRETNDVAVLGGISIPLGRFDRNQGNIARAQAERRQLEYQSEASRLERLRRLATLRADADAARVRAEGIMNDVYPKAVKTLGQVREGYARGGFLFADVQDAADVIIQIQGQWAEAMTRYRDLLAEIDRLTGRFDAAPLAENIP, via the coding sequence ATGCATATCCATATGCGCGCCGCCCTGTTGGCCGGGGCTGCGCTGGTGGCGGGGTCCGTTTGGGCCCAGCCGCTAACGCTCGACCAGGCGGTCGAGCGGGCCATCGCTGCATCGCCCGAGCTTAGAGCGGGCGAAGCGGGGGTCGACGCTGCGCGCGCCGACCAGCTGCAAGCTCGCGTCCGTCCCAATCCGACCATATCGGTCGACATGGACAATGGCGTCGGAACGGGCAGCTACGGCCTGTTCCGGCAATCGGAACTCACCGTCACCTATTCGCAGCCGCTTGAACGCGGGGGCAAGCGCGAGGCGCGGATGGCACTTGCCGAGCGCGGCGTCGTTCTCGCCGAGGCGCAGTGGCGGCTCGTCCGGCTCGACATCGCCCAGGAAGTGCAGCGCGCCTATATTGACGTCCAGATCGCCGAGCAGATGGTCTGGATCGCAGAGGATCGCGTAAAACTCGAAAAGGAGATGCGCACCGAGGCCATACGCCGCGTGCGCGGCTACAAGGATCCTCTGTTCGTCGAGACGCGCGCCGATGCCCGCATTCTCGAAGCCGAACTGGCACTGAAGGAAGCCCAGGCGAAGCGGCAGTCCGCACGCGCATTGCTCACCTCCTTCTGGGGCGGCACGCCTGACAGCCTCGTTATCGCCGAGGGGATCGAGAAACCCGATCCGCGCGATCCGCCGCTCGCCGAAGCCGACGCGGCGGTCTTCGACGCCGCCGTCGACCGGGCCCGCGCGCAGGTCGTCGTCGAGCAGAGCCGTGCGCACCAGGACTATACGGTCTCGGGCGGCACGCGCTTTCTTCGCGAGACCAACGATGTCGCCGTTCTCGGCGGCATCTCGATCCCGCTCGGACGGTTCGACCGCAACCAGGGCAATATCGCCCGGGCCCAGGCCGAACGGCGCCAACTCGAGTATCAGTCGGAAGCAAGCCGGCTCGAGCGGCTGCGGCGCCTCGCCACGCTTCGCGCCGACGCCGACGCCGCTAGGGTTCGGGCCGAGGGCATCATGAACGACGTCTATCCCAAAGCGGTCAAGACGCTCGGTCAGGTGCGCGAAGGCTATGCCCGCGGCGGGTTCCTGTTCGCCGATGTGCAGGATGCCGCCGACGTCATCATCCAGATCCAGGGTCAGTGGGCCGAGGCCATGACGCGCTACCGCGATTTGCTCGCGGAGATCGATCGCCTGACCGGCCGCTTCGATGCGGCTCCCCTTGCGGAGAATATTCCATGA
- a CDS encoding efflux RND transporter periplasmic adaptor subunit, giving the protein MKKFPFPAAAAALFLAVPLAACGGGAEGEDKHEEGESHAEGEGEEDAKGPNGGKLLKNGDFAVEVIIFENGTEPQFRVFATRDGKAVDPKDVQLAITLTRLGGDVDRFTFRPQGKFLAGQGVVTEPHSFDVEVVAVTGGKRHVWKYANPEGRTRIAADAAKAGGIETAVVGPATVGEMRELYGTVQLSPTARSEIRGQFPGRVVSVTKAVGDSVRRGDLLARIESSESLQVYPVYATVGGVIAERNANPGDVTDGRALYVVTDPAQTTVVFNIFPRDLAIIRPGMRVTVETQDGAEIATAPLGQFLPDGNVEAGTALIRATIPNRSGTLRPGMALRGRLMVNPVIVPLAVRTEAIQPFRDFKVVYANFGQDYEVRMLKLGRSSPEWTEVLSGIKPGTPYVTKGSFLVRADIEKSGAGHDH; this is encoded by the coding sequence ATGAAGAAGTTTCCATTTCCCGCCGCGGCTGCGGCGCTGTTCCTTGCTGTGCCTCTCGCTGCCTGCGGCGGCGGAGCCGAGGGCGAAGACAAGCATGAAGAAGGCGAAAGCCACGCCGAGGGCGAAGGCGAGGAAGATGCCAAAGGCCCGAACGGTGGCAAGTTGCTCAAGAATGGCGATTTCGCGGTCGAGGTCATAATCTTCGAGAATGGCACCGAGCCGCAATTCCGCGTTTTCGCGACGCGGGACGGCAAGGCGGTCGACCCCAAGGATGTCCAGCTCGCCATCACGCTCACGCGGCTTGGCGGCGACGTCGATCGCTTCACCTTCCGCCCGCAAGGCAAATTCCTCGCGGGCCAAGGTGTCGTCACCGAACCGCACAGCTTCGATGTCGAGGTTGTCGCGGTGACGGGCGGCAAGCGGCACGTCTGGAAATATGCGAACCCCGAAGGGCGCACGCGGATCGCGGCTGACGCCGCGAAGGCCGGAGGCATCGAAACCGCGGTGGTCGGACCGGCGACCGTCGGCGAAATGCGCGAACTCTACGGCACCGTCCAATTGTCGCCGACCGCCCGCTCCGAAATTCGCGGCCAGTTCCCCGGCCGCGTCGTCTCGGTGACCAAGGCGGTGGGCGACAGCGTCCGGCGCGGAGACCTGCTCGCGCGCATCGAGTCCAGCGAGAGCCTCCAGGTCTATCCGGTATATGCGACGGTCGGCGGCGTGATCGCCGAGCGCAACGCCAATCCCGGCGACGTCACCGACGGGCGCGCACTCTATGTGGTCACCGACCCCGCGCAGACCACGGTCGTCTTCAACATCTTCCCCCGCGACCTCGCGATTATTCGCCCGGGCATGCGGGTGACCGTGGAGACGCAGGACGGCGCCGAAATCGCGACTGCGCCGCTCGGGCAGTTCCTGCCCGACGGCAATGTTGAGGCGGGCACCGCGCTCATCCGCGCGACCATCCCCAACCGCTCGGGAACGCTGCGCCCCGGCATGGCTTTGCGCGGCCGCCTGATGGTCAACCCCGTCATCGTGCCGCTCGCCGTGCGCACCGAGGCGATCCAGCCCTTCCGCGACTTCAAGGTGGTCTATGCCAATTTCGGGCAGGACTATGAGGTCCGGATGCTGAAGCTCGGCCGTTCGTCACCCGAATGGACCGAGGTCCTGTCGGGCATCAAGCCCGGCACCCCCTATGTCACCAAGGGCAGTTTCCTCGTTCGCGCCGACATCGAGAAGTCCGGCGCGGGCCACGACCATTGA